The following coding sequences lie in one Flagellimonas eckloniae genomic window:
- a CDS encoding LytR/AlgR family response regulator transcription factor, translated as MLEAVIVDDEVKALQSLSWELTNLSDEVDIIASFTDAHEALDYLERNTPDCLFLDIEMPAMDGFQFIKNLKNKDFPVVITTAYNQYALQALKNEAIDYLLKPIDTDDLQVTISKIKKHNTKNLTVEKLEKILLNFNADSHSKKITINTDGKLLFLNSDDILYAESDGNYSTIFLSDGQKILLTKKLKEVNTLLPESSFFRIHNSYIINLNKIKEFLKTDGYVVLESNHKIPVSRQKKSDFLDML; from the coding sequence ATGTTAGAAGCGGTTATTGTTGATGACGAGGTAAAAGCCCTGCAGAGCTTAAGTTGGGAATTGACCAATTTAAGTGACGAAGTGGATATAATTGCATCTTTTACCGATGCCCATGAGGCTCTGGACTATCTTGAACGCAATACTCCAGATTGTCTTTTTTTGGATATTGAAATGCCCGCAATGGACGGTTTTCAGTTTATAAAAAATCTGAAAAATAAAGACTTCCCCGTTGTCATTACTACGGCTTACAATCAATACGCTTTGCAGGCCTTGAAAAATGAGGCTATTGACTATTTGCTGAAACCCATTGATACGGACGATCTTCAGGTAACCATTTCAAAAATAAAAAAGCATAATACCAAAAATTTGACCGTTGAAAAATTAGAAAAAATTCTATTGAATTTCAACGCGGATTCCCATAGTAAAAAAATCACGATAAATACAGATGGCAAATTGTTGTTCTTGAACAGTGACGATATTCTCTATGCAGAATCTGATGGTAATTACAGTACAATTTTTTTAAGTGATGGCCAAAAGATTTTACTTACAAAGAAGCTAAAGGAGGTAAACACCCTATTACCGGAAAGCAGCTTTTTCAGAATTCACAATTCATATATTATCAACCTTAATAAGATAAAAGAATTTCTCAAAACTGACGGTTATGTGGTTTTAGAATCCAACCACAAGATTCCTGTCTCCCGGCAAAAAAAATCCGATTTTTTGGATATGCTGTAA